The Virgibacillus sp. MSP4-1 genome has a segment encoding these proteins:
- a CDS encoding MFS transporter, translated as MKFSKLVLPGITMIAVTYGLARFSFGLLLPDLKQSLEMSNFISGIISSLFYLSYCFTIILSTVITTREGPRRMIIAAGLSAFAGLMLMAVTPNVWMLALGVLLAGGSTGLVSPPYGAAISLWIQRDEQGKANTWINSGTSFGIALTGAGAILLSPNWRLTYLIYAMLTLLILIWNYRIIPKISANPKIMLEKGRYSIQGVKGSIPLILASLILGISTAAFWSFSRTFIQVAGDYSEWQLAVFWIVIGLFGVLGGFSGSLVEKGGLSFSYKLGSIAIASASIILSVAPEHLFIAYLSAGLFGSSYIFLTGVLLVWGIRVFIDHASLGIGAPFLLLAVGQVIGSALAGWLIGTWGYAPSFVLYGSIGMAAALLAPKKRKEATGFPGSLEQNITESTK; from the coding sequence ATGAAATTTTCAAAGCTGGTTTTGCCAGGAATTACGATGATTGCGGTCACTTATGGGTTAGCGAGGTTTAGTTTTGGATTGCTTCTTCCGGATTTGAAGCAGTCACTTGAAATGTCCAATTTTATATCAGGGATTATCTCTTCATTATTTTATTTGTCCTATTGTTTTACCATTATTTTATCTACGGTCATTACAACAAGAGAAGGGCCGAGAAGGATGATTATCGCTGCCGGTCTATCGGCTTTTGCCGGATTAATGCTGATGGCAGTAACTCCAAACGTATGGATGCTGGCATTAGGTGTTTTACTGGCTGGAGGAAGCACAGGCCTGGTATCCCCGCCCTATGGTGCAGCGATATCTCTTTGGATTCAGAGGGATGAACAAGGGAAAGCAAATACATGGATCAATTCCGGAACCAGTTTTGGAATTGCTCTTACTGGAGCGGGAGCGATCTTATTATCCCCTAATTGGAGACTGACCTATTTGATCTATGCGATGCTGACACTCCTTATTTTGATCTGGAATTACCGTATCATTCCAAAAATCAGTGCAAATCCAAAGATCATGCTTGAGAAAGGGAGGTATTCGATACAAGGGGTTAAGGGTTCCATTCCTTTGATTCTGGCATCCCTGATTTTAGGGATTTCTACAGCAGCCTTCTGGTCATTTTCCAGAACGTTTATTCAGGTGGCTGGTGATTACAGTGAATGGCAGCTTGCTGTATTCTGGATTGTTATAGGTTTATTTGGAGTGCTGGGCGGATTTTCCGGATCCTTAGTTGAAAAAGGAGGCTTATCATTCTCATATAAATTAGGAAGTATCGCTATTGCCTCCGCATCAATAATTCTATCGGTGGCTCCTGAACATTTATTCATAGCTTATTTATCAGCAGGACTTTTTGGGAGCTCCTATATCTTTTTAACAGGAGTCCTTCTTGTCTGGGGAATTCGAGTATTTATTGATCATGCATCATTGGGCATTGGGGCTCCGTTTTTGCTTTTGGCGGTAGGCCAGGTGATTGGTTCTGCACTGGCCGGCTGGCTGATTGGAACATGGGGCTATGCTCCTTCGTTTGTCCTTTATGGTTCCATTGGCATGGCTGCTGCTCTTTTAGCTCCTAAAAAGAGAAAAGAAGCGACTGGATTTCCTGGGAGTCTGGAACAGAACATAACCGAGAGTACAAAGTAA
- a CDS encoding Bcr/CflA family efflux MFS transporter, which yields MLGILGPLNIDMYLPSFPGIADDLHTSASLVQLSLTTCLIGLAIGQIIIGPISDSQGRRTPLLISISLFALSSFICAIAPNITTLVIGRFLQGFTASAGVVLSRAVVRDVFSGRELTKFFALLMVINAVAPMVAPMAGGAILALPFASWETIFYFLGIIGILIVITVALKLKETLPEERRIPGSVGNTIKTMGSLMKDRSFIGYALVVGFVHGGSFAYVSGTPFVYQGIYGVSPQVYGVLFGINGLAIISGSFIIGRLGGIIPERKLLRTAVIIALSATTVILTMAIVEGPLFSLVIPIFIYMTSMGMVLTSTFTLAMEHQEKRAGSASAVLGMLPLLLGSLVSPLVGLDESTAVPMGAILFSTSLIGCMAFFTLTKNEHTKA from the coding sequence ATGCTGGGGATATTAGGACCGCTAAATATCGACATGTATCTCCCCAGCTTCCCCGGCATTGCCGATGATTTACATACCAGTGCCTCGCTCGTACAGCTCAGCTTAACAACTTGTTTAATTGGCCTTGCTATTGGTCAAATCATCATTGGACCGATCAGTGACTCTCAGGGAAGAAGAACGCCTCTATTAATCTCCATTTCCCTGTTTGCTCTGTCCTCTTTTATATGTGCCATTGCACCGAATATTACGACGCTCGTTATCGGGCGTTTCCTCCAGGGCTTTACCGCTTCTGCCGGAGTGGTGCTCTCACGGGCAGTGGTCCGTGATGTATTCAGTGGCAGAGAGCTCACAAAATTTTTTGCCCTGTTAATGGTCATTAATGCGGTTGCGCCTATGGTAGCCCCAATGGCAGGAGGCGCCATTTTAGCGTTACCTTTTGCCAGCTGGGAAACGATTTTTTACTTTTTAGGGATTATTGGAATTTTAATTGTGATCACCGTAGCATTGAAACTGAAAGAAACTCTGCCTGAAGAGCGGCGGATTCCGGGCTCAGTCGGAAATACAATCAAAACAATGGGAAGTCTGATGAAAGACCGTTCATTCATTGGGTACGCACTGGTTGTAGGCTTTGTTCACGGGGGCAGCTTTGCCTATGTCTCAGGGACCCCATTCGTTTATCAGGGAATTTATGGGGTTTCCCCACAGGTCTACGGGGTCCTGTTTGGCATCAATGGACTGGCTATTATTTCAGGAAGTTTTATTATTGGCCGTTTAGGGGGAATTATTCCTGAACGAAAATTACTGCGTACAGCTGTCATTATTGCCTTAAGTGCAACAACAGTTATTTTAACGATGGCTATTGTTGAAGGACCGTTATTCAGCCTTGTGATTCCCATTTTTATTTATATGACGTCTATGGGAATGGTTTTAACGAGCACCTTTACACTGGCTATGGAGCATCAGGAGAAACGGGCTGGAAGTGCCAGTGCCGTGCTTGGTATGCTTCCCCTCTTATTGGGTTCCCTGGTTTCACCGCTTGTGGGCCTTGATGAATCAACGGCAGTACCGATGGGGGCAATCTTGTTCAGTACGTCACTGATTGGCTGTATGGCCTTTTTTACATTAACGAAAAATGAGCATACTAAAGCATAA
- a CDS encoding PH domain-containing protein, whose amino-acid sequence MTPIQMHPLKIVYSIIKTLKNSLFFIIYLFVLNFKDESTFIVFGKFAFAAFLVLRFIYLIIEWWKTKYVIKEGSIHLYRGLFTKRTINVPLDQVQNVQWHSPPIYRLFHLTYLSLETSTTNEEGSIKFEAIKEKEAEWIEQQLNDYKEKRFASEQRDESLKDYPEEKERTVHFSPTRKDVLKASFLSLSFVALIPILGSVYQEFNHVMNLEQKLHGFLAFLTSSWLFMAAAITLLVLIAAAFGIIRTFLKYGKYEIASDPERIFIHSGVLNERALSIRKENVQAIQVTQSFLKRLLGFAEVKLISAENKIDDQTEEISTLYPFIPIERTYSLIEELLPDFKIQPAANKLPRVALIVRLLRIPWLWIIATGLLLWLKPEWWYGSIILFVLTYMQRIFHYQNTRFLMNNGLIQFEVKGLGTKLFITDRKKIVEAEVEQSLLQKKFSLATISTINRTKPIHLEHIQDISTETSRRFLRWYQERANEVKTES is encoded by the coding sequence ATGACACCAATACAAATGCATCCACTTAAGATTGTTTATTCTATTATAAAAACACTTAAAAACAGTCTTTTTTTCATCATCTACTTATTTGTTTTAAATTTCAAAGATGAATCCACATTTATCGTCTTTGGTAAATTCGCTTTTGCCGCTTTTCTTGTACTTCGATTTATTTACCTTATCATTGAATGGTGGAAAACTAAATATGTAATAAAGGAAGGGTCCATTCATTTATATCGTGGATTATTTACAAAAAGAACAATCAATGTGCCCCTTGATCAAGTGCAAAATGTACAGTGGCATTCACCTCCTATATACAGATTGTTTCACCTGACCTATTTATCTTTAGAAACGAGTACGACAAATGAAGAGGGCTCAATAAAGTTTGAAGCCATAAAAGAAAAGGAAGCAGAGTGGATTGAACAGCAATTAAATGATTATAAAGAAAAAAGATTTGCATCCGAACAGAGAGATGAATCTTTAAAGGACTACCCTGAGGAAAAGGAACGTACGGTGCATTTCAGTCCGACACGAAAAGATGTTTTAAAGGCTTCATTTCTTTCTCTAAGTTTCGTAGCTCTCATCCCCATTCTTGGTTCAGTCTATCAGGAATTTAATCATGTAATGAACCTGGAACAAAAACTGCATGGTTTTCTTGCCTTTTTAACCAGCTCATGGCTATTCATGGCAGCTGCGATAACACTGCTCGTTCTCATCGCAGCAGCATTTGGCATTATACGGACATTTTTAAAGTATGGGAAATATGAGATTGCATCTGATCCGGAGCGAATTTTTATTCATAGCGGCGTATTAAACGAAAGGGCTCTGTCTATTCGGAAGGAAAATGTTCAGGCGATTCAAGTTACTCAATCGTTTCTCAAAAGACTATTAGGATTTGCTGAAGTGAAGCTTATTAGTGCTGAAAATAAAATTGACGATCAGACAGAAGAAATTAGTACTCTCTATCCTTTTATTCCAATCGAACGTACCTATAGCCTTATTGAGGAACTGTTGCCGGACTTTAAAATCCAGCCAGCAGCAAATAAGCTGCCGCGAGTGGCATTGATTGTTCGTTTACTGAGAATTCCGTGGTTGTGGATCATTGCTACAGGACTTCTTTTATGGCTGAAACCGGAATGGTGGTATGGCTCCATTATTCTCTTTGTTCTAACTTATATGCAGCGTATCTTTCATTATCAAAATACCCGTTTTTTAATGAATAACGGATTGATCCAATTTGAAGTGAAAGGTTTAGGGACAAAGCTGTTTATTACGGATCGAAAAAAAATTGTGGAGGCAGAAGTTGAACAAAGCCTTCTCCAGAAAAAATTCAGTCTTGCTACGATAAGTACCATTAATCGTACAAAACCGATACATCTTGAGCATATTCAAGACATCTCCACAGAAACTTCAAGACGTTTTCTCAGATGGTATCAGGAACGGGCAAATGAAGTAAAAACAGAATCATAA
- a CDS encoding PH domain-containing protein, producing MKPIQEPENQISKDAVKVWRLSSLIEEGIGLIIITGLLIAGLNFDWYHWIILIFQILIVIAPFSIIWSIWMRPVYLQKYWCYGINEEFIQLKFGLLKQKHIMIPMTKVQFVEAEQGPLLRKFNLYTLNIGTIRSSHSIPALYKQEAFALRDEIAQNAKIKEVISDDTNTNAST from the coding sequence ATGAAGCCTATTCAAGAACCTGAAAACCAAATTTCCAAGGATGCCGTTAAGGTTTGGCGATTAAGCAGTCTAATAGAAGAAGGTATCGGACTTATCATTATCACAGGCCTGCTTATTGCCGGCTTAAACTTTGACTGGTATCACTGGATTATTCTCATTTTTCAAATCCTTATAGTCATCGCCCCCTTTTCAATCATCTGGTCGATATGGATGAGACCTGTTTACTTACAAAAGTACTGGTGCTATGGAATTAACGAAGAATTTATTCAGTTAAAGTTTGGCTTATTGAAGCAAAAACATATTATGATTCCCATGACAAAGGTTCAATTTGTAGAAGCAGAACAGGGACCACTCCTTCGTAAATTTAATCTGTATACCTTAAATATCGGGACTATACGTTCTTCGCATTCCATTCCGGCACTCTACAAACAGGAGGCATTTGCATTAAGAGACGAAATTGCTCAAAACGCAAAGATTAAGGAAGTGATCAGTGATGACACCAATACAAATGCATCCACTTAA
- a CDS encoding NADPH-dependent FMN reductase, which translates to MNVVALSGSIVGSKTRTAIHYTVQSLSESYPDAEITVIDLADYHIQFSDGRNYLEYEGDTKYVAETLMDADTIIIGTPIFQASIPATLKNIFDLLPQQAFLDKVVSMIVTAGSPKHYLIAEQQLKPILTYMKAHIVPTYVFIEEKDFYRREITNDDVLLRLDRLVEDTMVLSETYAKVREAEEAKYDF; encoded by the coding sequence ATGAACGTCGTGGCTTTGTCAGGGTCCATTGTTGGATCAAAAACACGAACAGCTATCCATTATACCGTTCAATCCCTTTCTGAAAGCTATCCGGATGCGGAGATTACCGTGATTGATTTAGCGGACTATCACATCCAATTCAGTGATGGTCGAAACTATTTAGAATATGAAGGGGATACGAAATATGTAGCAGAGACCCTTATGGATGCCGATACCATCATTATTGGCACACCGATTTTTCAGGCATCCATTCCCGCTACATTAAAAAATATTTTTGACCTGCTTCCCCAGCAGGCTTTTCTTGATAAGGTTGTAAGTATGATTGTCACAGCCGGTTCACCAAAGCATTACCTGATTGCCGAGCAGCAGTTAAAGCCCATACTAACCTATATGAAAGCACACATTGTTCCAACCTATGTATTTATTGAAGAAAAGGATTTCTATCGCAGGGAAATCACCAATGATGATGTTCTTTTACGTCTCGACCGGCTTGTTGAAGATACGATGGTTTTATCGGAAACGTATGCAAAGGTCCGTGAGGCAGAAGAGGCAAAATATGATTTTTAA
- a CDS encoding LLM class flavin-dependent oxidoreductase, with translation MEQYRLNPEKGLEFGIYTLGDHLPDPSSGERISAQQRIHELIEYAKQAEQAGVDFFSVGESHQEYFATQAHTVVLSAIAQATEKIKIGSSSTIISTSDPVRVYEDFSTIDLISEGRTELVAGRASRVGLFKLLGYDINDYEDLYEEKFDLLLKINQEETVNWEGRFRAPLENAQVIPRPKEGALPIWRAVGGTPASAIKAGFAGVPMFMAHLGGPVSVFKQTVDAYREAARRSGHDPAQLPVATAGFFYAAETSQQALKELYPHINEGMKKTNGRGFAKQLFAQGVDRRNIMNVGSPQEIIEKILYQHEQFGHQRYIAQIDFGGMPFKKLQKNLEIIGTEIIPAIKKYTAKD, from the coding sequence ATGGAACAGTATCGACTCAATCCGGAAAAAGGCTTGGAATTCGGCATTTACACATTAGGGGACCATCTCCCCGACCCATCATCAGGGGAAAGAATTTCTGCACAGCAGCGTATACATGAACTTATTGAATATGCCAAACAGGCGGAACAGGCAGGTGTAGACTTCTTCAGTGTAGGAGAAAGCCACCAGGAATATTTTGCAACCCAGGCACACACCGTTGTATTATCAGCGATCGCTCAGGCAACGGAAAAAATAAAAATCGGAAGTTCATCTACCATTATTAGTACCTCCGACCCTGTACGCGTCTATGAGGACTTTTCAACAATTGATCTGATTTCAGAAGGACGAACCGAGCTTGTTGCCGGTCGAGCCTCCAGAGTTGGACTATTCAAGTTACTCGGTTATGATATAAATGATTACGAGGATTTATATGAAGAGAAATTTGACTTGCTATTAAAAATTAATCAGGAGGAAACCGTGAACTGGGAAGGACGATTCCGCGCACCCTTGGAAAATGCACAGGTGATTCCTCGTCCAAAAGAAGGGGCTCTCCCTATTTGGAGGGCAGTTGGCGGCACCCCTGCCAGTGCCATAAAAGCTGGGTTTGCCGGTGTTCCCATGTTTATGGCTCATCTGGGCGGACCGGTTTCCGTATTTAAACAAACCGTGGATGCTTACCGGGAAGCAGCACGTCGCAGCGGTCATGATCCAGCTCAGCTTCCGGTAGCAACAGCAGGATTTTTCTACGCAGCAGAAACCTCCCAGCAGGCGTTAAAAGAGCTTTATCCTCATATAAATGAGGGGATGAAGAAAACCAACGGCCGGGGTTTTGCTAAACAGCTTTTTGCACAGGGTGTTGATCGTCGGAATATCATGAATGTTGGCAGCCCACAGGAGATCATAGAAAAGATTCTCTATCAGCATGAACAATTTGGCCACCAGCGCTATATTGCCCAGATTGATTTTGGCGGTATGCCATTTAAAAAATTACAGAAAAATCTTGAAATCATTGGTACAGAAATTATTCCTGCCATCAAAAAATATACAGCAAAAGACTAG
- a CDS encoding helix-turn-helix domain-containing protein → MKIEPELCRVEDALGILVGKWKPIILLHLLKEGTQRFSELKRNVPGITQKMLTKQLRELEEEDIVERVVYPQVPPKVEYSITEYGKSLQPILEAMHEWGKKHTQHKQEKLKREK, encoded by the coding sequence ATGAAAATAGAGCCGGAATTATGTCGTGTTGAGGACGCTTTAGGAATTTTAGTAGGAAAATGGAAACCGATTATTTTGCTTCATTTATTAAAAGAAGGGACGCAGCGGTTTAGCGAATTGAAACGTAATGTACCTGGAATTACACAGAAGATGCTTACAAAGCAGTTGCGGGAGCTGGAAGAAGAGGATATTGTCGAGCGTGTCGTTTATCCTCAGGTGCCTCCTAAGGTAGAATACTCCATTACGGAATATGGAAAAAGCCTGCAGCCGATCTTGGAAGCCATGCATGAGTGGGGGAAAAAGCATACACAGCATAAGCAGGAGAAATTAAAAAGGGAAAAGTAA
- a CDS encoding flavin reductase family protein, with translation MDNREYRKAMGKFATGITVVTGEFDGAVQGMTVNAFMSVSLDPRLITISIDERASMYEKMQSHDRFGVSVLSDDQQPFSMIFAKQMEQDRDIPYEYRDGVPVIKNSLVTLSCKTANKMKAGDHMLLIGEVTDVQVKEGDPLLFFNSEYRHIKEK, from the coding sequence ATGGATAATCGGGAATATAGGAAGGCAATGGGGAAGTTTGCCACGGGAATCACGGTGGTTACCGGTGAATTTGACGGGGCCGTTCAGGGGATGACAGTTAATGCGTTTATGTCTGTTTCCCTGGATCCGAGGCTCATTACCATTTCGATTGATGAACGGGCCTCCATGTATGAAAAAATGCAGAGTCATGATCGCTTCGGGGTCAGTGTATTATCAGATGATCAACAGCCCTTCTCCATGATTTTTGCCAAACAAATGGAGCAGGACAGAGACATTCCATATGAATATAGAGATGGGGTACCCGTCATTAAAAATTCGCTGGTTACATTATCCTGTAAAACCGCAAACAAAATGAAGGCCGGGGACCATATGCTGCTAATTGGCGAGGTCACAGATGTTCAGGTTAAAGAGGGAGATCCGCTACTTTTCTTTAACAGTGAATATCGTCATATAAAAGAAAAATAG
- a CDS encoding CHY zinc finger protein, with translation MIIHGHAVEGKVRDNQTRCEHYHGPRDIIAIKFKCCQTYYPCYKCHQEKAGHPVSVWKNGEFEEKAVLCGGCGCELTIHEYLHSQSMCPNCKASFNPNCEYHYPMYFESN, from the coding sequence ATGATCATTCATGGACATGCAGTAGAGGGAAAGGTGCGGGATAACCAGACCCGCTGTGAGCATTATCATGGACCAAGAGATATTATCGCCATCAAATTTAAGTGCTGTCAGACCTATTATCCCTGCTATAAATGCCATCAGGAGAAAGCGGGTCATCCCGTTAGCGTCTGGAAAAACGGTGAATTCGAGGAAAAGGCCGTTTTATGCGGAGGGTGCGGATGCGAATTGACGATTCATGAGTATTTACATAGCCAATCGATGTGTCCGAATTGTAAAGCATCCTTTAATCCCAACTGCGAATATCATTATCCAATGTATTTTGAGAGCAATTAG
- a CDS encoding heavy-metal-associated domain-containing protein: MSKAVFQLEPLTCPSCIKKIEGTLNKTEGVDTAKVLFNSSKVKAEFDEKAVEAAQLEKAISNLGYEVKSSKVS; the protein is encoded by the coding sequence ATGAGTAAAGCTGTCTTTCAATTAGAACCGCTCACTTGCCCATCCTGTATAAAAAAGATTGAAGGAACTCTAAATAAAACGGAAGGTGTCGACACAGCCAAGGTATTGTTTAACTCCAGCAAAGTTAAAGCCGAGTTTGACGAAAAAGCCGTTGAGGCGGCTCAATTGGAAAAGGCTATAAGCAATCTGGGTTATGAGGTGAAATCTTCCAAAGTGTCATAA
- a CDS encoding cation-translocating P-type ATPase → MIKWINKQKKTITFTAGSLLILAFIFHITNLDSIKQTTLIVTSIIAAVPIFVKAYQALRMKAFSIELLVSIAVIGAFIIGEYVEAAVVTFLFLFGDYLEARTLEKTRSSLKELIEMAPEEATVIRDGEETTIDAEDVLEVDRVIIRSGSKIPVDGKIISGQASLNEAAVTGESVPAVKKQDDQVFSGTIVDQGYIELIAEKVGDDTTFAKIIELVEEAQESKSKTEKFLDKFANIYTPGVVILSILVYAITQDLHLAITFLVVACPGALVIGAPVSNVAGIGNGAKNGVLVKGGEVMDQFAKVDTLVFDKTGTLTKGKPEVTDIKPFNQQNPEELLQLVAQAETISEHHLGQTIVKQAKVQKLPLSQEIKNGEVIKGNGIYAEVKDHVVVVGNRKLMESHNIKIPDNVTAYATGREKAGNTAIFAAIDGEIAGIFSIADQIRADAPRALAQMRKNGIKKIVMLTGDNRHTAELVANQLGIDEVHAELLPENKVEMVKRLKEQGNVVAMAGDGINDAPAIATADIGLSMGEGGTDISMETADVVLMADKLMQFSHAYSLSKATIRNMKQNTFFAVGTVFVLLLGVLMGSIHLASGMFIHEASVLLVILNAMRLIGFHRTSVKRERTLQTARA, encoded by the coding sequence ATGATCAAATGGATCAATAAACAGAAGAAAACCATAACGTTTACAGCAGGATCGTTGTTAATTCTCGCATTCATTTTTCATATCACGAATTTGGATTCTATCAAACAGACAACACTCATTGTGACTAGTATCATCGCAGCCGTTCCTATTTTTGTGAAGGCATACCAGGCCCTGCGTATGAAGGCGTTCAGCATTGAGCTACTCGTTTCGATTGCGGTTATCGGTGCATTCATTATTGGGGAATATGTCGAAGCGGCTGTCGTTACCTTCCTCTTTTTATTCGGGGATTATTTGGAAGCCAGAACTTTGGAAAAAACCCGTTCTTCCCTTAAAGAACTCATCGAGATGGCACCAGAAGAAGCCACGGTAATCCGAGATGGAGAGGAGACGACCATTGATGCTGAGGATGTTTTAGAAGTAGACCGAGTGATCATCCGTTCTGGCAGTAAAATTCCCGTGGATGGAAAGATTATCAGCGGGCAGGCCTCTTTAAACGAAGCGGCTGTTACGGGAGAATCCGTTCCGGCCGTAAAAAAGCAGGATGACCAGGTCTTCAGTGGAACAATCGTCGACCAGGGGTATATTGAGCTAATAGCAGAAAAAGTTGGCGATGATACAACCTTTGCCAAGATCATTGAATTGGTTGAAGAAGCTCAGGAGTCGAAATCAAAAACGGAGAAGTTCTTAGATAAATTCGCCAATATCTACACACCTGGAGTGGTCATTTTATCGATTCTCGTTTATGCAATCACCCAGGATTTACACCTGGCCATTACCTTTCTTGTAGTAGCTTGCCCTGGCGCATTAGTGATCGGAGCACCTGTCTCTAATGTAGCCGGTATAGGCAATGGAGCGAAAAATGGTGTGCTGGTTAAAGGCGGGGAAGTCATGGACCAGTTTGCTAAGGTTGATACGCTTGTCTTTGATAAAACCGGTACATTAACGAAAGGAAAGCCGGAAGTAACTGATATTAAACCATTTAATCAGCAAAATCCCGAGGAACTATTACAGCTTGTAGCGCAGGCTGAAACCATTTCTGAGCATCACTTAGGTCAAACGATTGTAAAACAAGCAAAAGTACAAAAACTTCCTTTAAGTCAGGAGATAAAGAACGGTGAAGTGATAAAAGGGAACGGCATTTATGCTGAGGTGAAGGATCATGTCGTTGTCGTAGGGAATCGGAAATTGATGGAATCCCACAACATCAAAATACCTGATAATGTGACAGCTTATGCTACCGGGCGTGAAAAGGCTGGAAATACAGCGATATTTGCTGCGATAGATGGGGAAATAGCCGGAATTTTCTCGATTGCCGACCAGATTCGGGCGGATGCGCCGCGAGCACTGGCTCAGATGAGGAAAAACGGGATTAAAAAAATCGTCATGCTTACGGGTGATAACAGACATACGGCAGAACTGGTTGCCAATCAGCTTGGCATTGATGAAGTACACGCAGAATTGCTCCCCGAAAATAAAGTGGAAATGGTCAAAAGGCTGAAGGAACAAGGAAACGTGGTAGCGATGGCCGGGGATGGAATCAATGATGCACCAGCTATTGCTACAGCTGATATTGGGCTCTCCATGGGGGAGGGTGGAACCGATATCTCCATGGAAACGGCCGATGTGGTCTTAATGGCCGATAAGCTCATGCAGTTCTCTCATGCTTATTCTTTATCAAAAGCAACCATCCGAAACATGAAGCAGAATACATTTTTTGCAGTCGGAACGGTGTTTGTCCTGTTGCTAGGGGTGCTAATGGGGTCGATTCACCTTGCAAGCGGCATGTTTATCCATGAGGCAAGTGTACTCCTCGTTATCCTGAATGCAATGAGATTGATCGGGTTTCATAGGACATCTGTTAAAAGGGAAAGAACATTACAGACTGCAAGAGCTTAG
- a CDS encoding sterol desaturase family protein — translation MLILFFAVAIYTFQHMLQIGTWIAMIIGAIAYAISEYMVHRFVFHMQTPENPVLLKMIKRLHYDHHVDPKDVKLLFLPLWFSLPNFIILSLIFYSISTSLKLTIAFATGLITYFLFYEWKHYVAHKPIKPKTKFGKQIKKTHLWHHYKNENYWYGVIHTSVDKTLGTYRHHDEVEKSKTAKNLEKRA, via the coding sequence ATGCTTATCCTGTTTTTCGCTGTTGCCATTTATACATTTCAGCATATGCTTCAGATTGGTACATGGATTGCAATGATTATTGGAGCGATAGCTTATGCAATCAGCGAGTATATGGTTCATCGTTTTGTATTTCATATGCAGACCCCTGAAAATCCTGTTTTATTAAAAATGATTAAACGTCTGCACTATGATCATCATGTGGATCCAAAAGATGTAAAACTGCTATTTTTACCTCTATGGTTCAGTCTTCCTAACTTTATCATCCTATCACTGATTTTCTATTCCATTTCCACTAGTCTAAAGTTAACCATTGCATTTGCTACAGGATTGATCACTTATTTCCTTTTTTATGAATGGAAACATTATGTTGCCCATAAACCGATCAAGCCAAAAACTAAGTTTGGGAAACAGATTAAGAAAACACATCTATGGCATCACTATAAAAATGAAAACTACTGGTACGGTGTAATACACACCTCCGTTGATAAAACACTGGGGACATACAGACATCATGATGAAGTTGAAAAAAGCAAGACAGCGAAGAATCTTGAGAAAAGAGCATGA
- a CDS encoding DUF1648 domain-containing protein, with protein MQNNPIIDLPPSRTVNRLNAITLIIILGTYIYLAFVFPGLPEEVPIHFNFAGEADHWGNKAFILIFPLIFTIILLPLHFLQRTPYMHNYPVKVTDENASRLYQLGRLLLAVMNVEMALLMALITWAMVQSSKGYPLLNAGIMIAFLILPLVTTLVFIIKMIKSK; from the coding sequence ATGCAGAATAATCCCATCATAGATTTACCTCCCAGCAGAACGGTTAACAGGCTAAATGCGATTACTTTGATAATTATATTAGGTACTTATATTTATCTAGCTTTTGTTTTCCCTGGTCTGCCTGAGGAAGTACCTATACATTTTAATTTTGCCGGTGAAGCTGATCATTGGGGGAACAAGGCCTTTATTCTGATTTTTCCACTCATTTTTACTATAATCTTATTGCCTTTACACTTTTTGCAAAGGACTCCATACATGCACAATTATCCTGTGAAGGTGACTGATGAAAATGCAAGTCGTTTATACCAGCTGGGACGATTACTTCTGGCTGTTATGAATGTGGAAATGGCTCTGCTCATGGCATTAATCACCTGGGCGATGGTTCAGTCTTCCAAGGGCTATCCATTATTAAATGCAGGGATTATGATTGCCTTTCTTATCCTTCCATTGGTCACTACGCTGGTTTTCATTATAAAGATGATAAAATCTAAGTAA